In Desulfuromonadales bacterium, the genomic stretch AAGTAGTGCAGGAAGGGGACCCGCCCTTCGAGGGTGGCGGCCTGGGCGATCAGGGCAAAGTCCATGACCTCCTGGACGTTGTTGGAGCAGAGCATGGCCCAGCCGGTCTGGCGGCAGGCCATGACATCGGAGTGGTCGCCGAAGATGTTCAGGGCAGCGGCCGAGATGGCCCGGGCACTGACGTGGAAGACCGTCGAAGTCAGCTCGCCGGCGATCTTGAACATGTTGGGGATCATCAGCAGCAGGCCTTGGGAGGCCGTGAAGGTGGTGGTCAGGGCACCGGCCTGCAGCGCCCCGTGCACGGCGCCGGCAGCGCCGCCTTCGGACTGCATCTCAACGACCTTGGGAATCGTCCCCCAGATGTTTTTCTCACCGACGGCACTCTTGGCGTCGGAAATCTCCCCCATGACCGACGAGGGGGTGATGGGATAGATGGCGATCACCTCGTTGGTCGCATGCGCCACATGCGCTGCCGCGGTATTGCCGTCAATGTTGACCATCTTTCTTGCCATGAACTCCTCCTTTTGCTTGGTATTCGCTGCGGATGCCTTATCGACTGCCTGCGGTGCGGCAAAGGCTGCCTATGTTAGTGCTGCACAGAGTATGCAGTATACGCAAGGGCGGCGGAAAAACAATCTGCTCACTGGCCCCTCTCACTGGATTTCCCGGCGGCCTTCCACGGCTCGGTTGACGGTCGCCTCGTCGACATACTCCAGGTCGCTTCCCATGGGGATGCCATGCGCCAGACGCGTAACGCGGATGCCGAGGGGCCGGATCAGCCTGGCCAGGTAGAGGGCCGTGGCTTCCCCTTCGACGGTGAAATTGGTGGCGACCACCGCTTCCTGCACCTGCCCTGATTCAAGGCGGGAGACCAGTTCGCGAATCCGCAGTTCATCGGGGCCGATGCCGTCGAGAGGAGAAAGCGCCCCGTGCAGCACATGGTAGCGGCCGCGAAAGGAGCGGCTGCGCTCGATGGCGATTAAATCCTGTGGCTCTTCGACGATGCAAAGCAACCGGTCATCGCGACCCGGGTCGACACAGAGGGAGCAGGGATCGCTTTCCGTAATATGGAAGCAATTCGAGCAGAAACGAACCTTTGCCTTCAGCTCCCGGATGGCTGCTGCCAAGGCTTCGGCCTCGACGGGCGGCTGGCGCAGAATAAAAAAAGCCAGCCGGGTCGCCGTTTTCTGTCCGATCCCCGGGAATTTGGCCAACTCGGCGACCAGCCGGGCGAAAGATGGGATGGAATCTAGCATGAGCTGGGATAAAAATCCAATTCTTTAAAATGGCGTTTTATTTTTTTACCGTGGCTCAAGTTTTTATACACTGACCTTAAAAAATCCTTCACATTGGTCTGACCACCAAAATGCTATACCATGATTTCACCATATGAAGCAAGGTTTTAGTGTATACACATTCCTGCGGCCCCAAACCCGACCAACGCCAGATTCCAGCACGACCCCTCTACATGAGGCCGGGGAGGTTGAAGCCGCCGGTGATTTTGCCCATTTCGGCCTGCATCATCTCCTGGCTCTTCTTGACCGCCTCGTTGACCGCGGCGATGACCAGGTCCTGAAGCATCTCCACATCTTCCGGATCGACCACGCTCTTCTCGATCTTCAGCGACAGCAGTTGCTGCTTGCCGTTGACCACTGCCGTCACCATTCCGCCGCCCGCCGAGGCCTCGACCTGGCGGCCTTCCAGTTCCTCCTGCATACGCGCCATTTTCTGCTGCATGAGCTGCGCCTGCTTCATGATGTTTCCCAAACCTTTGGACATCTGCCTTACCTCCGTTGTCGTTGAACTGAACTGCTTTTACCTAATTACCGGCCTCGAGTCACTGCCTTTCAGACGAATCCCTTGTCGATTGGTTTGACTTCTTTCACCTCGCCAGTGAACACGGCCAGAGTCGCCTTCACCATGGGATGAGCCAGTGCGTCCTCCCGCAGGCGTTTCTTGCGGTCCGACTCCTGCGCCTGACGTTCCTCGAGCAGTGACGGAGTCACCTTCTGCGGACCGTCCAGAGGGGAGATGCGGATGGTCACCGGCTCGCCGAAGAAGCCAGCCGCCAACTCCTGCAGCGCCGCCAGGGCTTCCGGGTCGCGGACCTGCTCGAGCAGAAACGAGTGGGCCGGGAATCCGATATCCAGCAGGGGCAACTGCAGAGCGATGAGACTGCCGTGCTCCAGCAGAGAAGCGAGCAGGGGGCGACGGCCCTTGACGTGGTCGACCAGCCCCTGCCACCCCGTGCCGCCAGAGGCTGGGGACGCCGGGGCTTCAGCCTTTTTTGGCGGCGTCCCCTCTCTCGCCACGGGCGATTGAGGCCGGGAAGCG encodes the following:
- the recR gene encoding recombination mediator RecR; protein product: MLDSIPSFARLVAELAKFPGIGQKTATRLAFFILRQPPVEAEALAAAIRELKAKVRFCSNCFHITESDPCSLCVDPGRDDRLLCIVEEPQDLIAIERSRSFRGRYHVLHGALSPLDGIGPDELRIRELVSRLESGQVQEAVVATNFTVEGEATALYLARLIRPLGIRVTRLAHGIPMGSDLEYVDEATVNRAVEGRREIQ
- a CDS encoding YbaB/EbfC family nucleoid-associated protein produces the protein MSKGLGNIMKQAQLMQQKMARMQEELEGRQVEASAGGGMVTAVVNGKQQLLSLKIEKSVVDPEDVEMLQDLVIAAVNEAVKKSQEMMQAEMGKITGGFNLPGLM